A part of Mustela erminea isolate mMusErm1 chromosome 9, mMusErm1.Pri, whole genome shotgun sequence genomic DNA contains:
- the LOC116599044 gene encoding mammaglobin-B-like, whose amino-acid sequence MKLLRVFLLIALPLSCFAGSGCSSLDEVINKAIDLQVSIGEYQNILKPFSNGPGTDEALGQLKWCFLIQPEKTLSSVAEMMDIIYQSKWCDNS is encoded by the exons ATGAAGTTGCTGAGAGTCTTTCTGCTGATTgccctccccctttcctgcttTGCAG GTTCTGGATGCTCATCTCTAGATGAGGTGATTAACAAAGCAATTGATCTTCAAGTGAGCATAGGCGAATACCAAAACATCCTTAAACCTTTCTCAAATGGTCCTGGAACTGATGAGGCATTAGGACAACTGAAGTGGTGTTTTCTCATCCAGCCAGAAAAAACTCTGAGCAGTGTTGCAGAGATGATG gacATAATATATCAAAGTAAGTGGTGTGATAACTCTTAA